A region from the Deltaproteobacteria bacterium genome encodes:
- a CDS encoding universal stress protein, which translates to MFKRLLSLYNGSKPSQLALEWAVKLGEIYHADLKVLSVIEETKPDRLPLEKSQQLVNHIRTEIDKDVRQFSTRENQLALEKVEIEVATGKPIKTILPYLKAQAPDLVVLGGHSRVGLLPHLLGGVAEKVVRHSPFPILIPRKDFHWPPAKVLVPVDVLDYSTEIFEILTRMSSQHSIEIHLLHVMPLFIPANPTFLGDDGLFYDPKELEHQSLSQMDQLRASYPNLEMKTHVVLGSPAQEICRFAEENQIDLVILSTHGHEGLSHLLIGSVAEQVVRYIPCTTLVYHLPSTVEARQRVLSRLTETDAETGVGD; encoded by the coding sequence ATGTTTAAGCGGCTTTTGTCTTTATACAATGGGTCTAAACCTAGCCAACTGGCCCTGGAATGGGCTGTTAAGTTGGGTGAGATTTACCATGCTGACCTTAAAGTGCTTTCGGTTATCGAAGAAACAAAGCCAGACCGTCTGCCCCTTGAAAAGAGTCAGCAGCTCGTCAATCATATCCGAACAGAAATCGATAAAGATGTTCGCCAATTTTCTACGCGTGAAAATCAATTAGCGTTAGAAAAAGTTGAAATTGAAGTAGCTACGGGTAAGCCTATTAAAACGATTCTTCCCTACCTTAAGGCGCAAGCACCTGATTTAGTTGTATTGGGGGGCCATAGTCGTGTCGGGTTACTCCCTCATTTATTGGGTGGTGTGGCAGAAAAAGTTGTGAGGCATTCACCTTTTCCGATTTTAATTCCGAGAAAAGATTTTCATTGGCCGCCAGCTAAAGTCTTGGTGCCAGTTGATGTTTTAGATTATTCAACGGAAATTTTTGAGATTTTAACTCGTATGAGCAGCCAGCATTCTATTGAAATTCATTTGCTTCATGTGATGCCACTCTTTATTCCCGCCAATCCAACTTTTTTGGGTGATGATGGTTTGTTTTACGACCCCAAAGAACTTGAACATCAATCGTTAAGTCAAATGGATCAATTGCGAGCCTCTTATCCTAACTTAGAAATGAAAACTCATGTGGTCTTGGGGTCGCCGGCCCAAGAAATTTGTCGCTTTGCAGAAGAAAACCAAATCGATTTGGTAATCCTTTCAACTCACGGGCATGAAGGCTTAAGTCATTTATTGATTGGAAGTGTTGCCGAACAAGTGGTGCGTTATATTCCTTGTACGACATTGGTCTATCATCTCCCCTCAACGGTTGAAGCTCGTCAAAGGGTGCTATCCCGTTTAACCGAAACCGATGCCGAAACGGGTGTGGGCGATTGA
- a CDS encoding recombinase family protein — protein MKLAIYARVSTSHNGQNPETQLIPLREYVKSRGFVVFKEYVDFASGIKEKRANLSQLLIDARKRKFDTVLVWKLDRLGRSLKHLVSLIEEFHALGIQFISYSEGMDTTTPSGKLLFNIVGSIAAFERDLIRERVKAGLDRSRAQGKRLGRPTIQYKTEQIKILKEQGLSTRSIAKEIGVSNATISRVLQNPQKYVSISC, from the coding sequence ATGAAATTAGCCATATATGCTCGAGTTTCCACTTCCCACAATGGACAAAATCCTGAAACGCAACTAATACCACTTAGAGAATATGTAAAGAGTAGGGGATTTGTAGTCTTTAAGGAATACGTCGATTTTGCTTCGGGCATTAAGGAGAAGCGAGCCAACTTGAGTCAACTCCTTATTGATGCTAGAAAGCGTAAATTTGATACAGTATTGGTATGGAAACTCGATCGTTTAGGGCGTTCACTTAAGCACTTGGTGAGTCTAATAGAAGAGTTTCACGCATTAGGAATTCAATTCATTTCCTATTCTGAGGGAATGGATACAACTACTCCTTCGGGAAAGTTACTCTTTAATATTGTAGGTTCTATTGCTGCTTTTGAAAGAGATTTAATTAGAGAAAGAGTTAAGGCTGGGCTTGACCGCTCTCGAGCTCAAGGCAAGCGTTTAGGACGGCCTACGATTCAATATAAGACTGAGCAGATTAAAATCCTAAAAGAACAAGGGCTTTCTACTAGATCCATTGCAAAAGAAATTGGGGTAAGTAACGCTACTATTTCCAGAGTGTTACAAAACCCTCAAAAATATGTCTCCATATCTTGTTGA
- a CDS encoding helix-turn-helix transcriptional regulator, giving the protein MDLPKAMKALAKNVKSLRISRGLTQEKMRDLGFNYRYFQKIEAGHVNVTLDTLVRLANTLKCNLPDLLR; this is encoded by the coding sequence ATGGATCTTCCCAAAGCGATGAAAGCTTTAGCCAAAAATGTGAAAAGTCTAAGAATTTCAAGGGGATTAACTCAAGAAAAAATGAGGGATTTAGGATTTAATTATAGATATTTTCAAAAAATTGAAGCAGGGCATGTTAATGTGACCTTAGATACGCTTGTAAGGTTAGCAAATACTCTAAAATGTAATTTGCCAGATCTATTGAGATAA
- a CDS encoding 50S ribosomal protein L9, with protein sequence MELILIEDVDHLGKAGEVVKVKTGFGRNYLLPQKKAILADRGNIKSFEQRRKMVERQNELRRQHYQELAAKINGAEITIQKKVGAEDKIFGSVTNHEIAEALAVKGFSLDKKHILIKDPIKTIGTFEIEVKLAQDISAPIKLWVVRQE encoded by the coding sequence ATGGAGTTAATCTTAATTGAAGATGTTGATCATTTAGGTAAAGCCGGTGAAGTCGTTAAAGTAAAAACAGGTTTTGGCCGCAATTATTTATTACCCCAAAAAAAGGCCATCTTAGCCGATCGGGGCAATATTAAAAGTTTTGAGCAACGCCGCAAGATGGTCGAACGGCAAAACGAATTGCGTCGCCAGCATTATCAAGAGTTAGCAGCAAAAATAAATGGCGCCGAAATTACCATTCAAAAAAAGGTAGGTGCCGAAGACAAAATCTTTGGTTCGGTTACCAATCATGAAATTGCTGAAGCTTTGGCAGTCAAAGGTTTTTCCTTAGACAAAAAACATATTTTGATTAAAGATCCTATTAAGACCATCGGAACTTTTGAAATCGAAGTCAAATTGGCTCAAGATATTTCGGCCCCCATTAAATTGTGGGTGGTGCGTCAGGAATAG
- a CDS encoding 50S ribosomal protein L25/general stress protein Ctc, producing the protein MTTRQTIEATIREGVGKGAARKTRFKGLVPAVLYGMQQEAMPLAVEPKPILKLLSKGAGSTELLDLKIGENAPIPVLIKDYQASVIRRDLQHIDFLRVDLTKKIQVEVPIKLIGRAAGVQEGGVVEVLTRRLDVRCLPTQIPEAFELDVSALNIGQSLHVSDLKIPPEVEVLTRLETTVVSVVAPAPEEVVAAAPVEGAPAEPEVLTEKAGKEEAAVEGEKKGDKKAEKKSEEKK; encoded by the coding sequence ATGACCACAAGACAAACCATTGAAGCAACCATTCGTGAAGGTGTTGGTAAGGGCGCGGCTCGAAAAACCCGGTTTAAAGGTTTAGTGCCTGCTGTGCTTTATGGCATGCAGCAAGAAGCCATGCCCTTAGCCGTGGAACCCAAACCCATTTTGAAATTATTGTCAAAAGGAGCCGGTTCTACTGAGCTGCTCGATCTTAAAATTGGCGAAAACGCCCCCATTCCTGTTTTGATTAAAGATTATCAAGCCTCGGTTATCCGGCGTGATTTGCAACACATCGATTTTTTAAGAGTCGATCTTACTAAAAAGATTCAGGTCGAGGTCCCCATTAAATTAATCGGCAGGGCAGCGGGTGTGCAAGAAGGTGGGGTTGTTGAAGTACTCACCCGTCGGCTTGACGTGCGTTGCTTACCCACTCAAATCCCAGAAGCCTTTGAGTTAGATGTTTCAGCATTAAACATTGGCCAATCTTTGCATGTGAGTGATTTAAAAATTCCACCTGAAGTTGAAGTGCTGACTCGTCTTGAAACCACGGTTGTGTCGGTGGTTGCGCCGGCTCCTGAAGAAGTGGTTGCTGCAGCTCCTGTTGAAGGTGCCCCGGCTGAACCCGAAGTACTTACCGAGAAGGCTGGTAAAGAAGAAGCGGCTGTTGAGGGTGAGAAAAAGGGCGATAAAAAGGCCGAGAAAAAATCTGAAGAGAAAAAATAA
- the dnaB gene encoding replicative DNA helicase has translation MAIPSPVPSEEDPYKVPPQSLDAEMSVLGGILIDGEAIHKVVDLLGPQDFYKKSHNLIYKALLSLYQKSEPVDVISLANELTSQGDLEKVGGSPYLGLLAASVPSSANIIHYAKIVREKSIMRTLINAATDIVSQGYDGAGNVEAMLDDAEKAIFEITANRFKRPFYSVREIVKDAFKNIEELYENKEKLTGVTTGFNDLDKITCGLQKADLIIVAGRPSMGKTAFALNLALNTAMATKKAVAIFSLEMSKESLVNRLLCAEAGIDSSKLRGGFLRESDWPKLTRAASQLSEAPLFIDDTAEITPLEMRAKARRLVREHDLGLVVVDYLQLMRSASRYDSNREREISEISRSMKSLAKELNIPVIALSQLNRSLEGRQDKRPMLSDLRESGAIEQDADLITFIYRDEVYNPNSPDAGIAEVIVGKHRNGPTGVVRLKFFKEFTRFENLEEHLGDNIPSFNN, from the coding sequence ATGGCAATCCCCAGTCCTGTTCCCAGCGAAGAGGATCCTTATAAAGTCCCGCCCCAGTCTCTCGATGCAGAGATGTCGGTGCTGGGTGGCATCTTGATCGATGGGGAGGCCATTCATAAGGTCGTCGATCTTTTAGGCCCCCAAGATTTCTATAAAAAAAGCCATAATTTAATCTATAAAGCGCTGCTCAGTTTATATCAAAAGAGTGAACCGGTTGATGTGATTTCGCTCGCCAACGAGCTAACCAGTCAAGGCGATCTAGAAAAAGTCGGAGGTTCTCCTTATTTAGGGTTACTGGCTGCCTCGGTGCCTAGTTCAGCCAATATTATTCATTACGCCAAGATCGTGCGTGAAAAATCCATCATGCGTACTCTCATCAACGCAGCTACCGATATTGTCAGCCAAGGCTACGATGGTGCGGGCAACGTCGAGGCCATGTTAGACGATGCCGAAAAGGCCATTTTTGAAATTACCGCCAATCGATTCAAGCGGCCTTTTTACTCGGTGCGCGAAATTGTTAAAGATGCGTTTAAGAACATTGAAGAACTTTATGAAAATAAAGAAAAACTTACTGGGGTAACCACGGGTTTTAACGACCTCGACAAAATCACCTGTGGTTTACAAAAGGCTGATTTGATTATTGTGGCGGGCCGTCCTTCAATGGGAAAAACTGCCTTTGCTTTAAACTTGGCCTTAAATACCGCCATGGCCACCAAAAAAGCCGTGGCCATTTTTTCTTTGGAAATGTCTAAAGAATCTTTAGTGAATCGTTTGTTATGTGCCGAGGCTGGGATCGATTCTTCAAAATTGCGCGGAGGATTTTTGCGCGAAAGTGATTGGCCCAAATTAACCCGGGCCGCAAGCCAGCTCTCGGAGGCACCCTTATTTATTGACGATACCGCCGAAATTACCCCTTTAGAGATGAGGGCTAAGGCCCGGCGGCTGGTTCGTGAACATGACTTAGGTTTGGTAGTCGTTGACTATTTGCAACTCATGCGATCGGCATCAAGATATGACAGCAATCGCGAGCGAGAAATTAGCGAAATATCGCGGTCCATGAAATCGCTCGCCAAAGAACTCAATATTCCGGTCATTGCCCTTTCTCAGCTTAATCGTAGTTTAGAGGGCCGCCAAGATAAACGCCCCATGTTATCTGATCTGCGTGAGTCGGGTGCTATTGAGCAAGACGCCGACCTCATTACCTTTATTTACCGAGACGAAGTTTATAACCCCAATTCCCCCGATGCTGGGATTGCCGAGGTTATTGTCGGTAAACACCGCAATGGCCCCACCGGTGTGGTACGCCTAAAATTCTTTAAAGAATTTACCCGCTTTGAAAACCTAGAAGAACATTTAGGCGATAACATCCCAAGTTTTAATAATTAA
- the msrA gene encoding peptide-methionine (S)-S-oxide reductase MsrA has product MKTLEQATFGAGCFWGVEEKFRVLPGVKSTRVGYSGGHLANPTYEDVCSDQTGHAEVVQVEFDPGEVAYEKLLEVFWQCHDPTTSNRQGLDIGSQYRSVIFYHTPEQQMKASASKQALEKSGKFKRPVVTDIIPAKTFYPAEEYHQKYLLKTGRGSCHL; this is encoded by the coding sequence ATGAAGACTTTAGAACAAGCGACTTTTGGGGCGGGGTGTTTTTGGGGGGTAGAGGAAAAATTTCGGGTTTTGCCTGGCGTGAAATCGACTAGGGTTGGATATTCGGGTGGGCATTTGGCAAATCCGACCTACGAAGATGTTTGTTCTGATCAGACCGGTCATGCTGAAGTGGTGCAGGTTGAGTTTGACCCTGGTGAAGTTGCCTATGAAAAATTATTGGAGGTATTTTGGCAATGTCATGACCCCACCACATCCAATCGTCAAGGTCTCGATATTGGCTCTCAATACCGGTCGGTCATTTTTTATCATACCCCTGAACAACAAATGAAGGCCTCAGCAAGTAAGCAAGCCTTAGAAAAATCAGGCAAATTTAAACGCCCCGTGGTAACGGATATCATACCTGCCAAAACCTTTTATCCTGCAGAAGAATACCATCAAAAATATTTACTTAAAACAGGCAGGGGCAGTTGCCACCTCTAA
- the rpsF gene encoding 30S ribosomal protein S6, giving the protein MKEYETLYILAPALTQAAIDNLKSKLEGIVKKDGGHVLIHTDWGKRKLAFSIKKQRNGHYFYFQYISPGGSVAGIERNLKYDENVLRFMTVQLSDNVDVETRSKQEILPPPLAPEYSEERERPPRVQHY; this is encoded by the coding sequence GTGAAAGAATACGAAACGCTTTATATTTTAGCGCCCGCTTTAACCCAAGCCGCGATCGATAATCTAAAATCAAAATTAGAAGGCATTGTTAAAAAAGATGGTGGCCATGTTTTGATCCATACTGATTGGGGCAAACGCAAACTAGCCTTCAGCATCAAAAAACAACGCAATGGGCATTATTTTTATTTTCAATATATTTCGCCCGGTGGCAGTGTTGCTGGGATCGAACGTAATTTAAAGTACGATGAAAATGTTTTACGTTTCATGACCGTTCAGCTGAGCGATAACGTTGATGTTGAAACTCGTTCGAAACAAGAAATTTTACCGCCCCCGTTAGCGCCCGAATATTCCGAAGAACGTGAAAGACCACCCCGCGTCCAACATTATTAA
- a CDS encoding AbrB/MazE/SpoVT family DNA-binding domain-containing protein, whose product MPLVKKLTKIGNSYGVILPADILDLLGIKPEDELEMTVEKEGLLIHPSRKENNLVMQAFTKFVDQYDETLKKLAQ is encoded by the coding sequence ATGCCTTTGGTTAAAAAACTCACTAAAATTGGTAATAGCTATGGGGTTATTTTGCCTGCAGATATTTTAGATTTATTGGGCATCAAACCTGAAGATGAGCTTGAGATGACTGTGGAAAAAGAAGGCCTATTAATCCACCCTTCTCGCAAAGAGAATAATTTGGTCATGCAGGCCTTCACAAAATTTGTTGATCAATATGACGAAACCTTGAAAAAATTAGCCCAATAA
- a CDS encoding helix-turn-helix transcriptional regulator → MKLTESNQKSPSPEEITQFINALQLSIKSQVGRYTIPSSNQMIIHFDSVEEDDQGLLSFQQLFPGQWNKQRNSYFIQDTHLVDWQLVTHFLMLSRLQKDNMQKLAELDNKFYSLLKKANLTKTINKQDKTITTLVDAVDIVFSAIAKQKLTLRQVSELTGLTQVSLSNFKAKRDIRFGNLLKILNALGLKLKVED, encoded by the coding sequence ATGAAATTGACAGAGTCAAATCAAAAATCCCCTTCTCCAGAAGAAATTACGCAGTTTATTAATGCCCTACAACTTTCAATCAAAAGTCAGGTGGGTCGTTATACGATTCCAAGCAGCAACCAAATGATTATCCATTTTGATTCGGTTGAAGAGGATGATCAAGGGTTGCTATCTTTTCAACAGCTTTTCCCTGGGCAGTGGAATAAACAAAGAAATAGTTATTTTATTCAGGATACTCATTTAGTCGATTGGCAGTTAGTGACCCATTTTTTAATGTTGTCGAGATTACAAAAAGACAATATGCAAAAACTTGCTGAGCTTGATAACAAATTCTACTCTCTGCTTAAAAAAGCTAATCTTACTAAGACGATCAATAAACAAGATAAGACAATTACCACTTTGGTTGATGCAGTCGATATTGTTTTTTCCGCTATAGCAAAACAGAAACTGACACTAAGACAGGTTTCAGAATTAACGGGGCTTACTCAAGTTTCTCTTAGTAATTTTAAAGCTAAAAGAGATATTCGTTTTGGGAATTTGTTAAAGATTTTAAATGCATTAGGATTAAAATTAAAAGTTGAGGATTAG
- a CDS encoding aminoacyl-tRNA hydrolase, whose translation MAALPLLVVGLGNPGTEYEKTRHNAGFLVLDQLAHENKLGSWRQKFQAKFVQWVHDGKKVYLIKPQTFMNLSGKAVAAWLQFLKFEPKDLLVVHDDVDLPLGKIKLAFNRSAAGHNGVQSIVEALNSQEFNRLRIGVGRPAHRNQDTADYVLKPFDTHEVKVLQTTLQTSLAALLHFIEKGLDSSMQMYNTSPSSSQP comes from the coding sequence ATGGCCGCATTACCATTATTGGTGGTTGGTCTGGGTAACCCCGGGACTGAATACGAAAAGACCCGCCATAACGCTGGTTTTTTGGTTCTCGATCAGCTTGCCCATGAAAATAAATTGGGTTCTTGGCGGCAAAAATTCCAAGCTAAATTTGTGCAATGGGTTCATGATGGTAAAAAGGTTTATTTGATAAAACCTCAAACCTTTATGAATCTCAGTGGAAAAGCGGTGGCGGCATGGTTGCAATTCCTCAAATTTGAACCCAAAGATTTGCTCGTGGTTCATGACGATGTTGATTTACCTTTGGGGAAGATCAAATTAGCGTTTAATCGTTCGGCGGCAGGCCATAACGGAGTGCAATCTATCGTTGAGGCCTTAAACTCTCAAGAATTTAATCGTTTGCGGATAGGGGTGGGCCGCCCGGCTCACAGAAACCAAGACACCGCCGATTATGTTTTGAAACCTTTTGATACCCACGAGGTCAAAGTCTTGCAAACCACCCTTCAAACTTCACTGGCAGCCTTGCTCCATTTTATTGAAAAGGGCCTTGATTCTTCAATGCAAATGTATAATACGTCACCGTCGTCATCCCAGCCTTAG
- a CDS encoding DUF2232 domain-containing protein: MTILLQAFRGASVIARPAGRSNLSCNIMLRTPAVKNSSLGLLAIVGFYLSGLFVWLTPLPIVYIFKTVSRLAAYRVAWVAGVILLAIYWGLLPWLGVEAFHAKLPFLVLPGEPFVWLGSIQVIFYLWMGLTLAHLEAKSLSTSQFFGQCLMSILILVVIVLGLLLANLGWSFLYQQAYAFVQSVMDELIRKQPAFQAHQAEIIRFTVLAAPSFFIIFALLLSVLQVWLMRTVLARYGFFQKLQEFKKIQWPFPLVWSVAGLFLVMIFNQFLFKVEIVDGLILNGLMIIGFIYFLQGLGVLSFYLNKIKMSFWLQVLAMGVAVLFLSPAAYLLIGVGFFDAWFDFRKLKLSLSAKE; this comes from the coding sequence TTGACAATATTATTGCAAGCCTTTCGTGGTGCCTCTGTCATTGCGAGGCCAGCAGGGCGAAGCAATCTCTCTTGTAATATTATGTTAAGAACACCTGCTGTAAAAAATTCAAGCCTTGGGTTATTAGCCATCGTGGGGTTTTACCTTTCGGGCCTTTTTGTTTGGCTCACCCCTCTACCCATCGTTTATATTTTTAAAACAGTTTCTCGACTGGCCGCTTATAGGGTCGCTTGGGTAGCTGGAGTTATTTTGCTGGCGATTTATTGGGGGCTTCTGCCTTGGTTGGGCGTAGAGGCCTTTCACGCCAAGTTACCCTTTTTAGTTTTACCCGGTGAACCTTTTGTTTGGCTTGGCTCCATTCAGGTCATTTTTTATTTGTGGATGGGTTTAACTTTGGCTCACTTAGAAGCGAAATCATTAAGCACTTCTCAATTTTTTGGGCAATGTTTGATGAGTATTTTAATCTTAGTCGTGATTGTTCTGGGGCTACTGCTAGCTAATCTGGGGTGGAGTTTTTTATATCAACAGGCTTATGCATTTGTGCAGAGTGTGATGGATGAATTAATTCGCAAGCAACCGGCTTTTCAAGCCCATCAAGCCGAGATCATTCGTTTTACAGTATTAGCTGCGCCGAGTTTTTTTATTATTTTTGCCTTATTACTTTCTGTGCTTCAAGTTTGGCTGATGCGAACGGTGTTGGCCAGATATGGGTTTTTTCAAAAATTACAAGAATTTAAAAAAATACAATGGCCGTTTCCTTTGGTGTGGAGTGTGGCTGGGTTGTTTCTAGTCATGATTTTTAACCAGTTTTTATTCAAAGTCGAGATCGTTGATGGTTTGATATTGAATGGATTAATGATCATTGGCTTCATTTATTTTTTACAAGGCCTTGGGGTTTTGAGTTTTTATTTGAACAAAATAAAGATGTCTTTTTGGTTGCAGGTATTAGCAATGGGGGTGGCCGTCCTATTTTTAAGCCCAGCAGCTTATTTATTAATAGGCGTGGGTTTTTTTGATGCGTGGTTTGATTTTCGAAAGTTAAAGTTAAGTTTATCAGCAAAGGAGTAA
- a CDS encoding glycosyltransferase family 2 protein — MTAFSVIIPTYNRLSLLQRAIASILAQSHPVDEIIIIDDGSTDKTAEWVQNLNEPHIQYIHQSNAGPAAARNLGVQRANGEWIALLDSDDEWLSNKIKVQLEFLQKNSDYQVCQCEEIWLKNGQRINPHKKHQKHSGWIFKECLPLCIVSPSATVFSKKLFLEVGGFDGNLPVCEDYDLWLRMALRSPMMTLSEPQIVKYGGHADQLSKRHWGMDRFRVQSLEKILQQEKLTPEQKTWLLEELIHKLKILSQGFKKRHPLVENPYEEKIIKCHSEPSRVKNLHFRKSLCKS, encoded by the coding sequence ATGACTGCCTTTTCCGTTATCATCCCCACCTATAATCGCTTATCCCTTTTGCAAAGGGCCATTGCTTCCATCTTAGCCCAATCCCACCCAGTAGATGAAATCATCATCATCGACGACGGTTCAACCGATAAAACCGCTGAGTGGGTACAAAATCTAAATGAACCTCATATCCAATATATCCACCAATCCAACGCTGGCCCCGCTGCAGCCCGCAATTTAGGTGTTCAAAGGGCCAACGGCGAATGGATAGCCTTGCTTGATTCGGATGATGAATGGTTGTCTAATAAAATTAAAGTTCAGCTAGAATTTTTACAAAAGAATTCTGATTATCAAGTTTGCCAATGCGAAGAAATTTGGCTCAAAAATGGCCAACGCATTAATCCACACAAAAAACATCAAAAACATTCAGGCTGGATTTTTAAAGAATGCCTGCCCCTGTGCATCGTCAGCCCATCGGCCACAGTTTTTTCGAAAAAGTTATTTTTAGAAGTAGGCGGTTTTGACGGAAATTTGCCAGTTTGCGAAGATTATGATCTGTGGCTTCGCATGGCCTTGCGTAGCCCGATGATGACTTTATCAGAGCCTCAAATTGTAAAATACGGCGGGCACGCCGATCAATTATCAAAACGTCATTGGGGCATGGATCGGTTTCGAGTGCAATCGTTAGAAAAAATTTTACAACAAGAAAAACTTACCCCAGAACAAAAAACCTGGTTATTAGAAGAATTAATTCACAAATTAAAAATTTTAAGCCAAGGGTTTAAGAAGAGGCACCCCTTGGTAGAGAACCCTTACGAAGAAAAGATAATTAAATGTCATTCTGAACCCAGCAGGGTGAAGAATCTTCATTTTAGAAAGTCCTTATGCAAATCGTAG
- a CDS encoding 30S ribosomal protein S18, with protein sequence MATAYTASSKIKKKLCRFCQDKDFTLNYKAPQHLSMFITERGKIIPSRITGNCAYHQRRLTSEVKRSRIMALLPFTTNHS encoded by the coding sequence ATGGCTACTGCCTATACAGCAAGTTCAAAAATAAAAAAGAAACTTTGTCGATTTTGCCAAGATAAAGATTTTACCCTCAACTATAAAGCTCCGCAGCATTTATCGATGTTTATCACCGAGCGGGGGAAAATCATCCCTTCTCGTATTACGGGTAATTGTGCCTATCATCAACGTCGTTTAACCAGCGAAGTCAAACGATCGCGCATCATGGCTTTGCTGCCCTTTACGACAAATCATAGTTGA
- a CDS encoding type II toxin-antitoxin system death-on-curing family toxin: protein MEWIYLKKNQVLAMHQVLIQKYGGTLGLRDEGLLESALAQPRQSAFGEDLHPDIFSKAATYGFSLSENQPFLDGNKRVATAAMGTFMMVNGYRLTCTEKQLYETIMKLANHKILRDQLAHWLKKNSKKIK from the coding sequence ATGGAATGGATCTATCTTAAAAAGAACCAAGTGTTGGCCATGCATCAGGTGCTTATTCAAAAGTATGGAGGTACTTTGGGCTTGAGGGATGAAGGGCTATTAGAATCAGCTTTGGCTCAACCCCGGCAATCAGCATTTGGAGAAGATTTGCATCCCGATATTTTTTCTAAAGCTGCTACTTATGGGTTTAGTTTGTCAGAAAATCAGCCGTTTTTAGATGGCAACAAACGGGTTGCAACAGCGGCAATGGGTACCTTCATGATGGTAAACGGTTATCGGTTAACTTGTACTGAAAAACAACTTTATGAAACCATCATGAAATTGGCTAATCACAAAATATTACGAGATCAATTGGCCCATTGGCTTAAGAAAAATTCCAAAAAAATTAAGTGA
- the rdgB gene encoding RdgB/HAM1 family non-canonical purine NTP pyrophosphatase, with amino-acid sequence MQIVVATGNEGKLREISNVLSGLQCHCEASLPKQSSILPIQILSLKDFPGIKPGEEDGHTYLENARKKALPIVQKLNQWALADDTGLEVEALQGAPGLHAARYAGPDCLPADNIKKMLTELKGIPFPKRKALFKTVMVLLGPKGEEYVAEGILPGYIAEQPAGTHGFGYDPIFYIPSLKKTLAQLTPLEKNKISHRAQALLNLAGILKNLS; translated from the coding sequence ATGCAAATCGTAGTTGCGACAGGTAACGAAGGGAAATTGAGAGAAATAAGCAATGTTCTATCTGGCCTACAATGTCATTGCGAGGCAAGCCTGCCGAAGCAATCTTCCATCTTACCTATTCAAATCTTATCTTTAAAAGACTTCCCCGGCATCAAACCAGGCGAAGAAGACGGCCATACCTACCTCGAAAACGCCCGTAAAAAAGCCCTCCCCATCGTGCAAAAATTAAACCAATGGGCCTTAGCCGATGACACAGGTTTAGAAGTCGAGGCCCTGCAAGGCGCTCCGGGGTTGCACGCCGCCCGTTATGCCGGCCCCGATTGCTTGCCAGCCGATAATATCAAAAAAATGTTAACTGAGTTAAAAGGCATCCCTTTCCCAAAACGCAAAGCCCTCTTTAAAACTGTGATGGTGTTACTCGGGCCTAAGGGCGAAGAATATGTGGCTGAAGGAATTTTGCCTGGCTATATTGCCGAACAACCCGCTGGCACCCACGGCTTTGGTTACGACCCCATTTTTTATATCCCTTCTCTCAAAAAGACCCTAGCTCAACTAACCCCGCTTGAAAAAAACAAAATCTCCCACCGCGCCCAAGCTTTGCTGAACTTAGCTGGAATATTGAAGAACTTGTCTTGA
- a CDS encoding helix-turn-helix transcriptional regulator codes for MLIEKVYLLALARLGLSSIAVAHELGVHHSTLSRWVRNWYPVPIAFRGRLAEILELNTQELFEGVPS; via the coding sequence ATGTTAATCGAAAAAGTTTACTTATTAGCTTTGGCTAGATTAGGACTTTCGAGCATCGCGGTGGCACACGAACTCGGAGTTCACCATTCAACATTGAGTCGATGGGTTAGAAATTGGTATCCGGTCCCGATTGCATTTCGAGGTAGGCTTGCTGAGATTTTGGAACTTAACACTCAAGAACTTTTTGAGGGGGTCCCTTCATGA